The Streptococcus parasanguinis genomic sequence TTCAATGCAGCTGGTCTCAAAGCATTTGGCCCGACCAAAGCTGCGGCTGAGCTGGAGTGGTCTAAGGATTTTGCTAAGGAAATCATGGTCAAATATGATGTTCCGACAGCAGCCTATGGAACATTTTCCGACTTTGAGGAAGCCAAGGCCTACATCGAAGAAAAAGGCGCTCCAATCGTCGTCAAGGCAGACGGCTTGGCCCTTGGGAAAGGTGTCGTCGTTGCTGAAACGGTTGAGCAAGCTGTCGAAGCTGCTCATGAGATGCTGTTGGACAATAAATTCGGTGACTCAGGTGCGCGTGTGCTCATCGAGGAATTCCTGGATGGAGAAGAGTTCTCTCTCTTTGCCTTTGTCAATGGAGACAAGTTCTACATTATGCCAACGGCTCAGGACCACAAACGTGCCTACGATGGCGACAAAGGTCCTAACACTGGTGGGATGGGTGCCTATGCGCCAGTTCCTCACTTGCCACAGAGCGTGGTTGACACAGCGGTTGACACCATTGTCAAGCCAGTTCTCGAAGGGATGATTAAAGAAGGACGCCCCTATCTTGGTGTCCTTTACGCGGGGCTTATCTTGACAGCTGATGGACCTAAAGTTATCGAGTTTAACGCTCGTTTCGGAGATCCTGAAACGCAAATCATCTTGCCTCGTTTGACATCTGACTTTGCACAAAACATCACGGACATTTTGGATGGCCAAGAGCCAGCCATCACTTGGACGGACAAGGGTGTGACACTAGGTGTGGTTGTAGCATCAAACGGCTACCCACTCGCTTATGAGAAGGGTGTCAAGCTTCCAGCTAAGACAGAGGGTGACATCATCACCTACTATGCAGGAGCTAAATTTGCTGAAAATGGGCAAGACCTTCTTTCAAACGGAGGCCGTGTTTACATGCTGGTCACAACAGCAGACACCGTCAAAGACGGTCAAAATATCATCTACAACGAACTCAACAAACAAAACACAGAAGGCCTCTTTTACCGAACAGATATCGGAAGCAAGGCGAATAAATAAATTTTAAAAGCGGCGAAGTCGCCAAACACGATAATGGTCGCCGTGGTGAAAAGACCAGAACAGAAACTGTTCTGGTCTAGGGAAAATTTGAGACCTTAGGCTCAAATTTTAGGAATGAAACCGAAGGTTTACTTCCGTCCCCCACCACCTAAGACCATTATCAAAAAGAAGAAAAGGAAAAATTATGACTAAACCAATTATTTCCATCATCATGGGCTCCAAATCCGACTGGGCAACCATGCAAAAAACAGCAGAAGTCCTAGACCGCTTCGGTGTAGTCTACGAAAAGAAGGTTGTCTCTGCCCACCGCACACCAGACCTCATGTTCAAA encodes the following:
- the purD gene encoding phosphoribosylamine--glycine ligase; translation: MKLLVVGSGGREHAIAKKLLESKDVEQVFVAPGNDGMRLDGLDLINIGISEHSKLIDFAKVNDIAWTFIGPDDALAAGIVDDFNAAGLKAFGPTKAAAELEWSKDFAKEIMVKYDVPTAAYGTFSDFEEAKAYIEEKGAPIVVKADGLALGKGVVVAETVEQAVEAAHEMLLDNKFGDSGARVLIEEFLDGEEFSLFAFVNGDKFYIMPTAQDHKRAYDGDKGPNTGGMGAYAPVPHLPQSVVDTAVDTIVKPVLEGMIKEGRPYLGVLYAGLILTADGPKVIEFNARFGDPETQIILPRLTSDFAQNITDILDGQEPAITWTDKGVTLGVVVASNGYPLAYEKGVKLPAKTEGDIITYYAGAKFAENGQDLLSNGGRVYMLVTTADTVKDGQNIIYNELNKQNTEGLFYRTDIGSKANK